Proteins from a genomic interval of Toxotes jaculatrix isolate fToxJac2 chromosome 5, fToxJac2.pri, whole genome shotgun sequence:
- the ccnd2a gene encoding G1/S-specific cyclin-D2a, translating to MKVEAHCGERGKSSQQGEAGLLLRCPCSLTFYASNRLSLPSFCVFALQHCFYVSERKILLFYLSESTSTMELLCLEMDTIIRARPDPNLLCDDRVLQSLLTIEERFLPQYSYFKGVQKDIQPFMRRMVATWMLEVCEEQKCEEEVFPLAMNYLDRFLAVVPTKKCNLQLLGAVCMFLASKLKETRPLTAEKLCIYTDNSIRPQELLEWELVVLGKLKWNLAAVTPNDFIEHIVKRLPLPEDKLALIRKHVQTFIALCATDFRFAMYPPSMIATGSVGAAICGLQLDSADQSQWGDSLTDLLAKITNTEVDVLKECQEQIERVLVSSLREGRQQQQQQQQTQRGPSGKGLDELDQSSTPTDVRDVNL from the exons ATGAAAGTAGAGGCGCACTgtggggagagaggaaaaagttcTCAACAAGGAGAGGCAGGACTACTCTTACGGTGCCCCTGCAGTCTCACTTTTTATGCCTCTAATAGACTTTCCCTGCCATCCTTTTGCGTTTTTGCTCTACAACACTGCTTTTACGTTTCCGAGAGAAAAATCCTACTTTTTTACTTAAGTGAAAGCACCAGCACCATGGAGCTGCTCTGCCTCGAAATGGACACCATCATACGAGCTCGTCCCGATCCGAACCTCCTGTGCGATGACAGAGTCCTGCAGAGCTTGTTGACCATAGAGGAGCGATTTCTACCACAATATTCCTATTTCAAAGGCGTCCAGAAAGATATTCAGCCGTTTATGAGGAGGATGGTCGCTACTTGGATGTTGGAG GTTTGTGAGGAACAGAAGTGCGAGGAAGAAGTTTTTCCCTTGGCCATGAACTACTTAGACAGATTTTTAGCCGTGGTACCCACCAAAAAGtgtaacctgcagctgctgggagCAGTCTGCATGTTTCTTGCATCCAAATTGAAAGAGACTCGTCCATTAACTGCAGAGAAGCTTTGCATCTACACAGATAACTCCATCAGACCACAAGAGCTGCTG gaATGGGAACTGGTGGTGTTGGGGAAGTTGAAGTGGAACTTGGCAGCAGTGACGCCGAACGACTTCATTGAGCACATTGTGAAGAGGCTGCCGCTGCCTGAGGATAAGCTGGCACTTATACGCAAACATGTCCAGACCTTCATCGCCCTTTGTGCCACAG ATTTCAGATTCGCCATGTACCCTCCCTCCATGATTGCCACAGGAAGTGTGGGGGCAGCGATCTGTGGCCTACAGCTGGATTCAGCTGACCAGTCACAGTGGGGCGACAGTCTGACAGACCTGCTGGCCAAAATTACAAACACAGAAGTG GATGTTCTCAAAGAGTGTCAGGAGCAGATTGAGCGTGTGTTGGTCAGCAGCTTGCGCGAGGGgcggcagcagcaacagcagcagcagcagacacagagaggcccCAGCGGCAAAGGTCTGGACGAGCTGGATCAGTCCTCCACCCCAACAGACGTCCGAGATGTCAACTTGTGA